TTATGAATGACTCTGTAAAAGATAATTCTTTAAATATAGAACCAAGTCCTGCAGTAATGCTAGTAGTCGGAGTAAATGGTGTAGGAAAAACTACTACTATAGGAAAATTAGCCTATAATTTTAGGGAGCAGGGGAAAAAGATCCTAATTGCAGCTGGAGATACTTTTAGGGCAGCAGCCATAGAACAATTAGAGGAATGGAGTAATAGATCAGGTGCTGAATTTATTTCTCATAGCGAGGGTGCAGATCCAGCAGCGGTTGTATATGATGGAATACATGCAGCTAGAGCTAGGGATGTAGATGTATTAATATGTGATACAGCAGGGAGACTTCACAATAAAGCTAATTTAATGAATGAATTAAACAAAATATTTCGTGTTGTGGAAAGGGAGTATCCAGATGCAAGAAAAGAAGTATTATTAGTACTAGATGCAACTACAGGCCAAAATGCTCTTAATCAGGCCAAGACCTTTAAGGAGGTTGCTAATATTACAGGTGTAGCACTTACTAAATTGGATGGAACTGCCAAAGGCGGTGTGATCATAGCCCTCCAAGCCGAATTGGGACTGCCTGTTAAACTAATAGGAATCGGTGAGGGCATAGAAGATTTGCAAGACTTTAATACGGATGATTTTGTAGAAGCTATTTTTTATTAATATTGACAATTATAAAATTTTATAATAAGGTAATGCTGTCAAGTTTAAAACTTGACAGCATTATTTGGTTGGTGATATAATGATTGAGAAATTAGTTGAGATTGGAATTTTATATGATTATTATGGCAATCTACTTAGCCATAAACAGTCT
The sequence above is drawn from the Tissierellales bacterium genome and encodes:
- the ftsY gene encoding signal recognition particle-docking protein FtsY — protein: MFKWLKGKERKEDNKDCSVEESSKTNEEKIGFFDKLKNSLSKTRKEMSDKIDSILSMYKTIDEELFEDLEEILVTADVGVNTTMELIDRVRERVKDEKIIEPNEVKGVLKEEIKTFMNDSVKDNSLNIEPSPAVMLVVGVNGVGKTTTIGKLAYNFREQGKKILIAAGDTFRAAAIEQLEEWSNRSGAEFISHSEGADPAAVVYDGIHAARARDVDVLICDTAGRLHNKANLMNELNKIFRVVEREYPDARKEVLLVLDATTGQNALNQAKTFKEVANITGVALTKLDGTAKGGVIIALQAELGLPVKLIGIGEGIEDLQDFNTDDFVEAIFY